AGAAGTATGTCATTAAACATACAGGTTTGACAACAGGAAAGGCCAGTGTTCTGTAAAATTTAGATGTAAATCCCAACTCCTTAGAACAGAAGAGCAGAGAAAAGTGCTTATTGTAAAATAATGTCTTTGGAGCTTAATTATGCAGTCGTCATTTATTGCTAGTTAACAGAAGTCAGTGtcagagtaaaaaagaaaaacaaacaaccgGTATTAATGCAGTGACTCACGAAGCATGCTGTTTGTCCTAAAGATTATCTGCAGAGGTGGTTTATAAACTGGCTTGGCTTTTTTCATGTAGTAGGTATGTAAAAATGCCTGGaagatattttatatatatttttttttgtctgttttacaaGAATGTAAAACTTGCCACTGCTGTGTAACCAGTAATGTTTAAAGCTCTGTATAGGTACTCATTTCTTTCAAGCTTCTTCTCTTGAACTTCTTTTGACCCGTAACTCTTCCATTCCTTCACTCTGTTGTCCCTGCTGCTTGCATACAACGTGCACCACTGTTGCAGGTGTCTTATGCCACAGCCAGGGAATGGAGAGGAACTTCTTGCTCTGTACACATAACCACATATGCAACATTGAGTGAATTGGCAGCAAAGTTACTTTCTTCAGCAATGGATGTATCTGACAGCAGATAGGTAAAActagcatgcagggatgtgagtAAGGAATCCATCGATACCAATAAACGAGATGCATGCAGGCTCTGATTCAGAAGTGTAGGGAAATAGCCATTCAGGCAGTGGCTAATAGAAAATCTAATATGAAGAATGCAAAGGACTATGCCAGATACAAGGTACACCTTACTATGCATACCAGTACAAGTCcagattgttttattttcaataattttGGGAAAATGTCAGAATTCAAAATACACTTGACAGGCTTACTCTGTACTTTATCTATATTGCAGTACTTGACTGACACTTATTTGCTGTAAGAAAAGTCAGTGAAAGTTTCTGGACGTTTCTCAAAACATTCTTAAAACTGCCTTGAAGTGTTCTGGTACTACTCGGAGATTGTTTTGGGTTTCTCGGACACAGCGTTCAATCCAAAGATTCCCTGTTAAGTATAGGCAATTGCCTACATCTTGCTGAAGTTCCAGGAAGGAGATTTCTGAATACAGTTTAATTCTCAGTACTGAATCACAACAGTGAGTAGTAGTGGTATTGTGTCAGGTCATAAATGTTGGATATGTTGTGTTAGGGGAAAAGGTAGAAGAAACATGTAGCCTGCTTTAAAGTATTTGTTAAAAATGTCTCATGCTTTTCATTTCATACTTTGTGTATCAGGTCATAAAGAGGAAGATGAAACAccttctgtttctgctgtacTGTCCCTGGAACAAACAGCTGTGATTCAGGAAATGGTAAATCAAGATGTACTTCCAAAGCTGATGATCCCCAGTCCTACCAGTGAACCTCAAATGGTGACTGAAGACAAACAAGGAGAAGCAATAAACTGTATATCAGATGATTTAgatgatgaggaagaggaggaggaggatgatgatgatgaagaagaggaagatgaagaggagCTAGTAGATACCAATATGCttaaagaaaatgctgaaatgcCTTTGATATGTGAAGAAAAGTTAGATTCTATGGAAGAGCAAAAGAGTATGTCAGAAGAATCTCCAGAAAGCTCTCCAAAGAAAAAACTTGTTGTGAAAATTCCAAAAGCCAGGGGTGAATCGAATGGTGATGTTCAGGAAACATTCATGTTTCCCTGTCAGCATTGTGAGAGGAAGTTTACAACAAAGCAAGGACTTGAACGCCACATGCACATCCATATATCTACTTTTAACCATGCTTTCAAGTGTCGATATTGTGGGAAAGCCTTTGGTACTCAGATTAACAGGCGAAGACATGAGCGACGCCACGAGGCAGGGCCAAAAAGGAAACCATTCTTAACACTAACGTCATCACAACACTTGGCTAATGTTGCTGATAACCAGGTAATTGTGGGTGATGGTCTTAAAGATGACCTGAACGTTTCCAGTCTTGTGCAAGACTCTGTTGTCTTTGATTCTGAGAAAGTTTCCCAAGAAATGTCAAACTCTGCTTTTGCTGAGGAAAATAAGGAGCCCAAAGAATTGCATCCATGCAAATACTGCAAAAAGGTTTTTGGAACTCACACCAACATGCGGAGGCATCAGCGTAGGGTTCATGAGCGTCATCTCATTCCCAAAGGTGTCAGAAGAAAAGGATTCTTTACTGAAGAGCCACCGCTTCAGACAGAGCAGGCCCCACCAGTCCAAAGTGTATATATAGCAAGTACAGAAATAGAAGAGGAAGGTGAAGTAGATGATGTCTATATTATGGATATTTCCAGCAATATCtctgaaaatttaaattattacatTGATGGTAAAATTCAGTCCAACAGCAGCACTAGCAACTGTGATGTGATTCAGATGGAGTCCAACTCTGCAGACTTGTATGGACTGAACTGTATAATCAGTCCAGTCACGGTGGAAATCTCCCCAGCTATAAAGGTTACACAAACACATGTGAGTGAACCTCCCAAGGAACCCTCTAGCAGTGGGAGCAATGAATCTAAAAAGAGAAGAACTGCCAGCCCTCCTCTTGtaccaaaaataaaaactgaaacagACCCAGAACCTATAACTCCTACTAGTTCTTTAAATCTCCCTCTTAACATTTCAACAGAAAGCTTaccttttcataaagaaaaaggtGTTTATTTGTCatcaaaattaaaacagcttCTTCAGGCACAGGACAGTAAGAAGATAACTCCGTCAAGCGAAATCCCTAAACTAGGACCTTCTGTTACATCATCGCCTATTTTGCCTCCAGTATCCAGCAGATTTAAAAGAAGGACCAGTTCTCCTCCCAGTTCTCCACAGCACAGTCCAGTACTTCGAGACTTTGTCAAATCAGGTGAGGGAAAAACTGTGTGGAGTGATAATACTCGGAGTTCAAAAATGCCAATGTTAGAAAGCCACAGCAACTCACCTGCTTGGAGCTTGActggaagggaggaaaaagagaCTTTGAGCCCTCTTTGCTTTGAAGACTATAAAATAACAAAAGACTGGACAGGAGCTCCAACTTTTGGCAATGTGTGCAACCAGCAGCCACTGGATTTGTCTAGTGGTGTGAAGCAAAGGTCTGACGTCAAAAATAAGAATCAGGTTCCCTGGGAATCTGTTTTAGATTTAAGTGTGCATAAGAAGCCTTGCAGCGATGCTGAAATTAGGGAATATAAAGAAAATTCCATACAGCCAACCTGTAGTGGtgttaaaaagaagaaaccaaCCACTTGCATGTTGCAGAAGGTTCTGTTGAACGAGTATAATGGAACGGATGCAGCCACAGACAGCACACTCAGTGTGAACAGGAGCGTGAGCCCAGGCAAATCCCTGGAGCCTCAGGCAGAACCTGATGTGGATCCCAGTCTATCTGCCTCGACTTCTGTTGACACTCAGCCCCTTAGTTCCTCTGTTACCCCTGTGCCACAGGCATCTGCTGTACCTTCCATGTGCCAGCTGCCTCCTTTGTTAACACCAACCAATCCTCCTTCCCCACCGCCCTGCCCGCCTGTGTTAACAGTTGCTACAtcacctcctccccttcttccAACAATGCCATTATCAATTCCAGATGCCTCTACCAGTGCCACTAACACTTCTTTTTGTCCGTCGCCACTTTCTAACACTACTACCCAGTCCCCACTACCAGTTCTTTCACCTACGGTTTCTCCTTCTCCGTCTCCTGTTCCTTCTGGTGAACCTCTCATTTCTGCTGCTTCACCTGGTCCACCTACACTCTCTTCCTcgtcttcctcctcatcttcctcctctttctcctcatcTTCGtcatctccatctccacctccTCTTTCTGTAGTTTCTTCTGTAGTTTCCTCTGCTGATAATCTTGAAAACACTCTCCCAATAATAAAACAGGAAGAAGCTGAAAATGAAcaacagaaagcaagagaagatCCTCATATTTCAAGTGAATCGGGAGTAGTGCAGGAAACATTCAATAAAAGCTTTGTGTGCAATGTCTGTGAATCACCTTTTCTTTCTATTAAAGACCTGACGAAGCATTTATCCATTCATGCTGAGGAGTGGCCCTTCAAATGTGAATTCTGTGTACAGCTTTTTAGGGATAAAACAGACTTGTCGGAACATCGCTTTCTGCTTCATGGAGTAGGAAATATCTTTGTTTGCTCAGTCTGTAAAAAGGAATTTGCTTTTTTGTGCAATTTGCAACAGCATCAGCGGGATCTCCATCCGGACAAAGAGTGCACACATCATGAGTTTGAAAGTGGGACTTTAAGACCCCAGAATTTTACTGACCCCAGTAAGGCGAACATGGAGCACATGCAGAGCCTGCCAGAAGATTCTTTGGAACTTTctaaagaggaggaggatgaggatctAAATGATTCCTCTGAAGAGCTTTATACTACTATAAAAATAATGGCATCTGGAGTAAAATCTAAAGATCCAGATGTGCGTATGGGCCTCAATCAACACTACCCAAGCTTTAAGCCACCTCCATTTCAGTATCACCATCGTAATCCTATGGGTATCGGAGTTACTGCAACAAACTTCACTACCCACAATATTCCACAGACTTTTACTACTGCCATTCGATGCACAAAATGTGGGAAAAGTGTTGATAACATGCCCGAGTTACACAAACACATACTGGCCTGTGCATCTGCCAGTGACAAAAAGAGATACACACCTAAAAAAAATCCAGTACCGCTGAAACAGACAGTGCAGCCCAAGAATGGCATGGTGGTTATAGCTGGCCCTGGAAAGAATGCCTTCAGACGAATGGGGCAGCCTAAAAGACTCAATTTCAATGTTGAGATTAGCAAAATGTCCtcaaataaactaaaaataagtgcattgaaaaagaaaaaccagcttGTCCAGAAAGCTATCTTGCAAAAAAAGAGATCTGCCCAGCAGAAGGCAGAATTGAAAAATAATCCATCTGAGTCAGACTCTCACATCTGCCCCTATTGCAATAGAGAGTTTACTTATATTGGAAGTCTGAATAAGCACGCGTCATATAGCTGTCCCAAAAAACCCATCTCTCCCTCCTCTAAAAAGAATCCTTCCAAAAAAAGTGCAAGTTCTTCTTCACCTGCAAGCAGTGAAAAAGGCACCAGCCAGCGTAGGCGAACAGCAGATGCAGAAATCAAAATGCAAAGCATGCAACCTCATTTGGGCAAGACACGAGCACGAACCTCAGGCCCTGCACAAATccagcttccctctgcatccttcAAATCAAAACAGAATGTTAGATTTGTACCTCCCATTCGATCTAAAAAGCCAAATTCTTCTTCATCATTGAGGAACTCTAGTCCTGTTAGAGTATCCAAAATGTCCCATGTTGATGGGAAAAAAACTAAGGTGGTAGCTAAGAGCAGTTCCTCTGGAATTGCAAGCAAAGCGCCCCGGAAATTGCACGTCAGAATACAAAGGAGTAATAAAGCTGTTTTGCCAAGTAAGTCTGCTGTGGCAAGTAAGAAAAAGGCAGACAGATTCGCTGTAAAATCTAGAGAGAGGATTGGAGGACCTATTACACGaagcctgcagcaggcagcaaatgcagaggcagcagaaagcaaaagagaTGAAAGCAGTACAAAGCCAGAACTAAAAGATTTCAGGTAAGCATTTAACTTGAAGTTGAAACAACACAGGAACATGTTGCTTGCTGTTTTGCCAATTTTCTTGGTCTTTTTTGAGTTTCTCATACTTAAATAAAAGGTTGCATTTCCTGAAACATGGTTAAGTAGCTCAGTCATGCTGAGGTGTGATGTACATACTTGATGCATTTTGTCATGTTGTCATGAAATAATACATTGTATAGAGAATGTCTTTAATTATAAACTGAATtgaaaactctggaaaaaaatgtcagTACTTGAATGCAAATAAACCTAACGTCATTAAACTTAAAAGTTCTTGGAGACAATGACCTTGTATTTGGTATCTAACGTATATGGTGGCCCGAAATAATTCCTGATTTAGTTTATGGCGGTTTGCTAAGCTAAAAATTGTGACTGCATTTTTCACTCACTAAAACAACTTGCACTgttgatttttaataaaaagcattcTCTGCATATCacgtaaaaaaagaaaaccatgacCAAATACTTCAAAAATGTATGTGCATACTGAGTCAGATCATTAAATCGTTAATATAAGGGAAATAGACATGTAAGAAAAGTTACATGAACGTGTAAATTTGTTAGAGGTATCATGCTCTTATGTTTCAATATAAACACATTTTATAATTAAAGTTCTATTTCTTTTTGAGAAGCATTTTAATCACAAGAAAGGGTAATACttcaataaagaaataaaatcttaatCTATGTGCCTGCGTCCCGATTTACGTCTTCATATAGTCTCTCAAATCAATAGGGTATTTCGCAGTCTGTTTCTGACTTTTATTAGCGTGCTCCTGCCCCATTATTCTTGGAACTACATATCTGATTTGTTGAGTAACTTTCACAAAGCTCACTGGTAATTACGAGTTCTTCTGGTTTTGCTAATTGCAGTGCATGGCTGTGATTAATGCTGGAGTTATGGCTGAAGATAGTATTTTTTTATCAAAGTAATTGATAGTGGAGGAGGGGAGGAACTGGCTGCCTCCTTCAGAAGAAGTGTCCCCTAGTAGAACTTGCCAAGAAGTGTCAGAATCCAAACTGGTTGCAGCTTGTGCGTCTTATGGTGACGACCTCCTAGGTGAAAATTTTGAGGAAATAATTTGCAAAGTAGAGGTTCA
This Opisthocomus hoazin isolate bOpiHoa1 chromosome 16, bOpiHoa1.hap1, whole genome shotgun sequence DNA region includes the following protein-coding sequences:
- the PRDM2 gene encoding PR domain zinc finger protein 2 isoform X2; translated protein: MNQNTTESTVTVETLDDVPEHVLRGLPEDVRLFPSAVDKTRLGVWATKSILKGKKFGPFVGDKKKRSQVKSNVYMWEVYYPNLGWMCVDATDPKKGNWLRYINWARSGKEQNLFPLEINRTIYYKSLKPIAPGEELLVWYNGEDDPEIAAAIEEERASARSRRHSPKAKKGKKKTQESKNKGKKAADTKQKKADLDSASADMRDSKEGHKEEDETPSVSAVLSLEQTAVIQEMVNQDVLPKLMIPSPTSEPQMVTEDKQGEAINCISDDLDDEEEEEEDDDDEEEEDEEELVDTNMLKENAEMPLICEEKLDSMEEQKSMSEESPESSPKKKLVVKIPKARGESNGDVQETFMFPCQHCERKFTTKQGLERHMHIHISTFNHAFKCRYCGKAFGTQINRRRHERRHEAGPKRKPFLTLTSSQHLANVADNQVIVGDGLKDDLNVSSLVQDSVVFDSEKVSQEMSNSAFAEENKEPKELHPCKYCKKVFGTHTNMRRHQRRVHERHLIPKGVRRKGFFTEEPPLQTEQAPPVQSVYIASTEIEEEGEVDDVYIMDISSNISENLNYYIDGKIQSNSSTSNCDVIQMESNSADLYGLNCIISPVTVEISPAIKVTQTHVSEPPKEPSSSGSNESKKRRTASPPLVPKIKTETDPEPITPTSSLNLPLNISTESLPFHKEKGVYLSSKLKQLLQAQDSKKITPSSEIPKLGPSVTSSPILPPVSSRFKRRTSSPPSSPQHSPVLRDFVKSGEGKTVWSDNTRSSKMPMLESHSNSPAWSLTGREEKETLSPLCFEDYKITKDWTGAPTFGNVCNQQPLDLSSGVKQRSDVKNKNQVPWESVLDLSVHKKPCSDAEIREYKENSIQPTCSGVKKKKPTTCMLQKVLLNEYNGTDAATDSTLSVNRSVSPGKSLEPQAEPDVDPSLSASTSVDTQPLSSSVTPVPQASAVPSMCQLPPLLTPTNPPSPPPCPPVLTVATSPPPLLPTMPLSIPDASTSATNTSFCPSPLSNTTTQSPLPVLSPTVSPSPSPVPSGEPLISAASPGPPTLSSSSSSSSSSSFSSSSSSPSPPPLSVVSSVVSSADNLENTLPIIKQEEAENEQQKAREDPHISSESGVVQETFNKSFVCNVCESPFLSIKDLTKHLSIHAEEWPFKCEFCVQLFRDKTDLSEHRFLLHGVGNIFVCSVCKKEFAFLCNLQQHQRDLHPDKECTHHEFESGTLRPQNFTDPSKANMEHMQSLPEDSLELSKEEEDEDLNDSSEELYTTIKIMASGVKSKDPDVRMGLNQHYPSFKPPPFQYHHRNPMGIGVTATNFTTHNIPQTFTTAIRCTKCGKSVDNMPELHKHILACASASDKKRYTPKKNPVPLKQTVQPKNGMVVIAGPGKNAFRRMGQPKRLNFNVEISKMSSNKLKISALKKKNQLVQKAILQKKRSAQQKAELKNNPSESDSHICPYCNREFTYIGSLNKHASYSCPKKPISPSSKKNPSKKSASSSSPASSEKGTSQRRRTADAEIKMQSMQPHLGKTRARTSGPAQIQLPSASFKSKQNVRFVPPIRSKKPNSSSSLRNSSPVRVSKMSHVDGKKTKVVAKSSSSGIASKAPRKLHVRIQRSNKAVLPSKSAVASKKKADRFAVKSRERIGGPITRSLQQAANAEAAESKRDESSTKPELKDFRNLL
- the PRDM2 gene encoding PR domain zinc finger protein 2 isoform X1, encoding MNQNTTESTVTVETLDDVPEHVLRGLPEDVRLFPSAVDKTRLGVWATKSILKGKKFGPFVGDKKKRSQVKSNVYMWEVYYPNLGWMCVDATDPKKGNWLRYINWARSGKEQNLFPLEINRTIYYKSLKPIAPGEELLVWYNGEDDPEIAAAIEEERASARSRRHSPKAKKGKKKTQESKNKGKKAADTKQKKADLDSASADMRDSKEGHKEEDETPSVSAVLSLEQTAVIQEMVNQDVLPKLMIPSPTSEPQMVTEDKQGEAINCISDDLDDEEEEEEDDDDEEEEDEEELVDTNMLKENAEMPLICEEKLDSMEEQKSMSEESPESSPKKKLVVKIPKARGESNGDVQETFMFPCQHCERKFTTKQGLERHMHIHISTFNHAFKCRYCGKAFGTQINRRRHERRHEAGPKRKPFLTLTSSQHLANVADNQVIVGDGLKDDLNVSSLVQDSVVFDSEKVSQEMSNSAFAEENKEPKELHPCKYCKKVFGTHTNMRRHQRRVHERHLIPKGVRRKGFFTEEPPLQTEQAPPVQSVYIASTEIEEEGEVDDVYIMDISSNISENLNYYIDGKIQSNSSTSNCDVIQMESNSADLYGLNCIISPVTVEISPAIKVTQTHVSEPPKEPSSSGSNESKKRRTASPPLVPKIKTETDPEPITPTSSLNLPLNISTESLPFHKEKGVYLSSKLKQLLQAQDSKKITPSSEIPKLGPSVTSSPILPPVSSRFKRRTSSPPSSPQHSPVLRDFVKSGEGKTVWSDNTRSSKMPMLESHSNSPAWSLTGREEKETLSPLCFEDYKITKDWTGAPTFGNVCNQQPLDLSSGVKQRSDVKNKNQVPWESVLDLSVHKKPCSDAEIREYKENSIQPTCSGVKKKKPTTCMLQKVLLNEYNGTDAATDSTLSVNRSVSPGKSLEPQAEPDVDPSLSASTSVDTQPLSSSVTPVPQASAVPSMCQLPPLLTPTNPPSPPPCPPVLTVATSPPPLLPTMPLSIPDASTSATNTSFCPSPLSNTTTQSPLPVLSPTVSPSPSPVPSGEPLISAASPGPPTLSSSSSSSSSSSFSSSSSSPSPPPLSVVSSVVSSADNLENTLPIIKQEEAENEQQKAREDPHISSESGVVQETFNKSFVCNVCESPFLSIKDLTKHLSIHAEEWPFKCEFCVQLFRDKTDLSEHRFLLHGVGNIFVCSVCKKEFAFLCNLQQHQRDLHPDKECTHHEFESGTLRPQNFTDPSKANMEHMQSLPEDSLELSKEEEDEDLNDSSEELYTTIKIMASGVKSKDPDVRMGLNQHYPSFKPPPFQYHHRNPMGIGVTATNFTTHNIPQTFTTAIRCTKCGKSVDNMPELHKHILACASASDKKRYTPKKNPVPLKQTVQPKNGMVVIAGPGKNAFRRMGQPKRLNFNVEISKMSSNKLKISALKKKNQLVQKAILQKKRSAQQKAELKNNPSESDSHICPYCNREFTYIGSLNKHASYSCPKKPISPSSKKNPSKKSASSSSPASSEKGTSQRRRTADAEIKMQSMQPHLGKTRARTSGPAQIQLPSASFKSKQNVRFVPPIRSKKPNSSSSLRNSSPVRVSKMSHVDGKKTKVVAKSSSSGIASKAPRKLHVRIQRSNKAVLPSKSAVASKKKADRFAVKSRERIGGPITRSLQQAANAEAAESKRDESSTKPELKDFSYRLRMAPRCPSASAHGTGSRHGRRPGCAAPHFSKE